From Rhodococcus antarcticus, the proteins below share one genomic window:
- a CDS encoding helix-turn-helix domain-containing protein has translation MLAHMAVGQSVTVVPTNAELTTQEAADLLNVSRPFLIGLLTAGEIEHRMVGTHRRVLAESLLRYRAVDDAQRRRHADELTALTQELGLT, from the coding sequence GTGCTCGCGCACATGGCCGTCGGGCAGTCCGTCACGGTGGTGCCCACCAACGCCGAGCTGACAACCCAGGAGGCGGCCGACCTGCTCAACGTCTCGCGCCCGTTCCTGATCGGGCTGCTCACGGCCGGGGAGATCGAGCACCGCATGGTCGGAACGCACCGCCGTGTGCTCGCCGAGTCGCTGCTCCGCTATCGGGCGGTCGATGACGCCCAGCGGCGGCGTCACGCTGACGAGCTCACGGCCTTGACCCAGGAGCTGGGCCTGACCTGA
- a CDS encoding type II toxin-antitoxin system VapC family toxin translates to MSVLVDTSVWVDHLRTGNPRLAALLEQSRVLIHPWVLGELALGGVIRNAEVSTLLGALPRAPLVSDSELVGFIQTQALHGRGVGYVDAQLLASTVLDPDAVLWSADKGLSAAAAELGVAHQT, encoded by the coding sequence GTGAGCGTGCTCGTCGACACCTCGGTGTGGGTGGACCACCTCCGGACCGGCAACCCGCGCCTGGCGGCCCTGCTCGAGCAGTCCCGGGTCCTCATCCACCCCTGGGTGCTTGGTGAGCTCGCACTGGGTGGGGTCATCCGGAACGCGGAGGTGTCGACACTGCTCGGGGCGCTGCCGCGAGCACCCCTGGTCTCAGACTCGGAGCTCGTGGGGTTCATCCAGACCCAGGCGCTGCACGGGCGCGGAGTCGGGTACGTCGATGCCCAGCTCCTCGCCTCCACCGTCCTGGACCCTGACGCCGTGCTGTGGAGCGCCGACAAGGGGCTCAGCGCCGCCGCTGCCGAGCTCGGCGTGGCTCACCAGACCTGA
- a CDS encoding type II toxin-antitoxin system VapB family antitoxin yields MATSRDALPLRFKNPRTKEALRELSAQTGASMTDIAEKAVEHELALLGADLERRLVAALDVVQSYTPEVDLEAYLAEVAVGERSGLEPVRSVRARHLDDRFGVLAAFRQG; encoded by the coding sequence ATGGCCACCTCCCGAGACGCGCTGCCGCTGCGGTTCAAGAACCCGCGGACCAAGGAGGCGCTCCGGGAGCTGTCCGCGCAGACCGGCGCGTCGATGACCGACATCGCGGAGAAGGCTGTCGAGCACGAGCTCGCCCTGCTCGGCGCCGATCTCGAGCGGCGGCTCGTCGCGGCGTTGGACGTCGTGCAGTCCTACACGCCGGAGGTCGACCTCGAGGCGTACCTGGCCGAGGTGGCCGTGGGTGAGCGCTCGGGTCTGGAGCCCGTGCGGTCGGTGCGCGCGAGGCACCTGGACGACCGGTTCGGGGTGCTCGCGGCGTTCCGGCAGGGCTGA
- a CDS encoding DUF2075 domain-containing protein, which translates to MTLLRTTPTILLGMTSDSIIERLLAGMLRGVSPAEQTSWGRSLPVLAADLADAGLGQVEMLLEYQLPLTSQRADVVLCGTHPRTGAVSYVVVELKQWSAARSFEGSVELVDVPGMPGGPKQHPVRQVEGYCAYLADFLRTLEHQPDALAGLAYLHNATDPAATADLRRYPVSTTGRLFTGADRGALVSFLQTRLAPGPGRDAADQLLGSAVAPSKQLLKVAADEVREREQFRLVGNQQLAVDLVRHAVEQSRRSNTKRAIVVTGGPGSGKSVVALSLLGDLARKGRTVLHATGSRSFTQTLRKVAGHRNPRVKAMFKYFNQFMTAEENDLDVLILDEAHRIRQTSVDRYTKAALRTDRLQVDELIAAARVPVFLLDEHQVVRPGEMGSLEQITRYAQHVGIDVEHVHLGEQFRCGGSEEYLLWVQRLLGLTDDAPSAWAPDPQFAVTVADGPEELEHLLRTQLDAGCSARMSAGYCWPWSDPQPDGTLVPDVQVGGWARPWNLKGDRRIGNAPPSALWATDDGGFDQVGCVYTAQGFEYDWSGVILGPDLVWRDGAFTTIREANRDPDMRSRTKVPEPQFDRLVRHVYKVLLTRGMVGTVLFSTDLETQEALHELVPR; encoded by the coding sequence GTGACACTGCTGCGCACCACGCCGACGATCCTGCTCGGCATGACCAGCGACTCGATCATCGAGCGACTGCTGGCCGGGATGCTGCGCGGGGTGAGCCCGGCCGAGCAGACCTCCTGGGGCCGCAGCCTGCCCGTGCTCGCCGCCGACCTGGCCGACGCCGGCCTGGGTCAGGTCGAGATGCTCCTGGAGTACCAGCTGCCGCTGACCTCCCAGCGCGCCGACGTCGTCCTGTGCGGCACCCACCCGCGCACCGGTGCGGTGTCCTACGTCGTGGTCGAGCTGAAGCAGTGGTCGGCGGCGCGCAGCTTCGAGGGCTCGGTCGAGCTGGTGGACGTGCCGGGCATGCCGGGCGGCCCCAAGCAGCACCCGGTGCGCCAGGTCGAGGGCTACTGCGCCTACCTGGCCGACTTCCTCCGCACGCTGGAGCACCAGCCGGACGCGCTGGCCGGCCTCGCCTACCTGCACAACGCGACCGATCCGGCCGCCACCGCGGACCTGCGCCGCTACCCCGTCTCCACCACCGGCCGGCTGTTCACCGGCGCCGACCGGGGCGCGCTGGTGAGCTTCCTGCAGACCCGCCTGGCCCCCGGCCCCGGCCGCGATGCCGCCGACCAGCTGCTCGGCTCGGCCGTCGCCCCGTCGAAGCAGCTGCTCAAGGTGGCCGCGGACGAGGTGCGCGAGCGCGAGCAGTTCCGCCTGGTGGGCAACCAGCAGCTGGCCGTGGACCTCGTGCGGCACGCCGTCGAGCAGTCCCGTCGGTCGAACACCAAGCGCGCCATCGTCGTGACGGGTGGGCCGGGCAGCGGCAAGAGCGTGGTGGCGCTGTCCCTGCTGGGCGACCTGGCTCGCAAGGGTCGCACCGTCCTGCACGCCACCGGGTCACGCTCGTTCACCCAGACGCTGCGCAAGGTCGCCGGGCACCGCAACCCGCGGGTCAAGGCCATGTTCAAGTACTTCAACCAGTTCATGACGGCCGAGGAGAACGACCTCGACGTGCTCATCCTCGACGAGGCCCACCGCATCCGGCAGACCTCCGTCGACCGCTACACCAAGGCCGCGCTGCGCACCGACCGCCTGCAGGTCGACGAGCTCATCGCCGCCGCGCGGGTGCCGGTGTTCCTGCTCGACGAGCACCAGGTGGTGCGCCCGGGCGAGATGGGCTCGCTGGAGCAGATCACCCGCTACGCCCAGCACGTCGGCATCGACGTCGAGCACGTGCACCTGGGCGAGCAGTTCCGCTGCGGCGGCAGCGAGGAGTACCTGCTGTGGGTGCAGCGCCTGCTCGGGCTCACCGACGACGCGCCCAGTGCCTGGGCCCCGGACCCGCAGTTCGCGGTGACCGTGGCCGACGGCCCCGAGGAGCTGGAGCACCTGCTGCGCACCCAGCTCGACGCGGGCTGCTCGGCGCGGATGTCCGCCGGCTACTGCTGGCCGTGGAGCGACCCCCAGCCCGACGGGACCCTGGTGCCGGACGTGCAGGTGGGTGGCTGGGCCCGGCCGTGGAACCTCAAGGGCGACCGGCGGATCGGCAACGCGCCCCCCTCGGCGCTGTGGGCGACCGACGACGGCGGCTTCGACCAGGTGGGCTGCGTCTACACCGCGCAGGGCTTCGAGTACGACTGGAGCGGGGTCATCCTCGGGCCGGACCTGGTGTGGCGGGACGGCGCGTTCACCACCATCCGCGAGGCCAACCGCGACCCGGACATGCGCAGCCGGACCAAGGTGCCCGAGCCGCAGTTCGACCGCCTGGTCCGCCACGTCTACAAGGTGCTGCTGACCCGCGGGATGGTCGGCACCGTCCTGTTCTCGACCGACCTCGAGACGCAGGAGGCACTGCACGAGCTGGTCCCCCGCTGA
- a CDS encoding ERCC4 domain-containing protein, which yields MELVIARNPDPDSSLPYLLLLPLGDGLVFRTKGTWPRTSALYCHPVTLDEWPAEPDVVERVPLRACARRGAAIDVVADRAREHRSQVVFTVARGREMVFWQSPRTRKQARPNVRLPTARAAGIVELDVVVDAHERYAYSFPGQQVRTTKRALACGDYAVELDGKVVAAVERKSLTDLVSSLTSGRLRFALTELATLGRAAVVVEDRYPAIFKQEWAQPATVADGLAELQVRWPTIPIVFCDNRKTAEEWTYRWLAAAHAWASEEQAAVARIGPAAVELPSTSEVRAWAREQGLAVSDRGRLRPEITQAWRTAQGQ from the coding sequence GTGGAGCTGGTGATCGCGCGCAACCCGGACCCGGACAGCTCGCTGCCGTACCTCCTGCTCCTGCCGCTGGGCGACGGGTTGGTGTTCCGCACCAAGGGGACCTGGCCGCGGACGTCGGCGCTGTACTGCCACCCGGTCACCCTCGACGAGTGGCCCGCGGAGCCGGACGTGGTGGAGCGGGTGCCGCTGCGCGCGTGCGCCCGACGGGGTGCGGCGATCGACGTCGTCGCCGACCGGGCCCGCGAGCACCGCTCCCAGGTCGTGTTCACCGTGGCGCGCGGGCGGGAGATGGTGTTCTGGCAGTCCCCCCGCACCCGCAAGCAGGCGCGCCCGAACGTGCGGCTGCCCACCGCGCGGGCCGCCGGCATCGTGGAGCTGGACGTCGTCGTCGATGCCCACGAGCGCTACGCGTACTCCTTCCCCGGCCAGCAGGTGCGCACCACGAAGCGCGCGCTCGCCTGCGGGGACTACGCCGTGGAGCTCGACGGGAAGGTGGTGGCCGCCGTGGAGCGGAAGTCGTTGACCGACCTGGTCTCCAGCCTCACCAGCGGGCGGTTGCGCTTCGCCCTCACCGAGCTGGCCACCCTCGGCCGGGCCGCGGTAGTCGTGGAGGACCGCTACCCGGCGATCTTCAAGCAGGAGTGGGCACAGCCGGCGACGGTGGCCGACGGGTTGGCGGAGCTGCAGGTGCGCTGGCCGACCATCCCGATCGTGTTCTGCGACAACCGCAAGACCGCCGAGGAGTGGACCTACCGCTGGCTCGCCGCTGCGCACGCCTGGGCGTCGGAGGAGCAGGCCGCGGTGGCGCGGATCGGCCCTGCGGCGGTCGAGCTGCCCAGCACGTCCGAGGTGCGGGCCTGGGCGCGCGAGCAAGGGCTCGCAGTGTCCGACCGGGGGCGGTTGCGTCCGGAGATCACCCAGGCCTGGCGGACGGCACAGGGCCAGTGA
- a CDS encoding Fic family protein, producing MPGPPWGEDSSADEILVAAHVVTLLRELVGRAPERLGPTVGMAHTWHRAIYRGVGSVPLESYLGAPRGSTPELDGYEVGLLDHRGRLTAQAVPAADVRSALSGFQRSVTAAVAVLDDVIPVGARPRGGDELMAVLRLAAEVHGEWVRIHPYANGNGRVARVWANWLALRYGLPPFVRIKPRPDGLYYAQAAHRSMRLGDHALTAQVFLDLLRAAPGTR from the coding sequence GTGCCGGGTCCGCCCTGGGGCGAGGACAGCTCGGCCGACGAGATCCTGGTGGCGGCGCACGTGGTGACGCTGCTGCGCGAGCTCGTGGGGCGTGCGCCCGAACGCCTCGGGCCTACCGTGGGCATGGCCCACACCTGGCACCGGGCGATCTACCGCGGAGTGGGCTCCGTCCCGCTCGAGTCGTACCTGGGCGCGCCGCGCGGCAGCACGCCCGAGCTCGACGGGTACGAGGTGGGCCTGCTCGACCACCGCGGTCGCCTGACGGCCCAGGCAGTGCCGGCGGCCGATGTGCGTTCCGCCCTGAGTGGCTTCCAGCGTTCGGTCACCGCGGCCGTGGCGGTGCTCGACGACGTGATCCCCGTCGGGGCGCGACCCCGGGGTGGTGATGAGCTGATGGCGGTGCTGAGGCTCGCCGCGGAGGTGCACGGTGAGTGGGTGCGCATCCACCCGTACGCGAACGGCAACGGCCGGGTGGCACGCGTGTGGGCGAACTGGTTGGCCCTGCGCTACGGGCTGCCGCCGTTCGTCCGGATCAAGCCCCGCCCCGACGGGCTGTACTACGCCCAGGCTGCGCACCGCAGCATGCGGCTGGGCGACCACGCGCTGACGGCGCAGGTCTTCCTCGACCTGCTGCGGGCGGCGCCGGGCACGCGGTGA
- a CDS encoding DUF3427 domain-containing protein, with protein MGDDLQAGAYESLHTTALEAALSASPFTPRYAAVSGASAPEVLARHVAETLTRALSSMADPAAQIATVNELLTRLTATPDPVVALEQLVTLTEQVSSGVHRLIPEPTIKLSDVALLTNAKDQPNLGAALGSELGSADRVDLLCAFIRYSGIRIIRDQLRQLRDRAVPFRVLTTTYMGATERRAIDQLVRDLGADVRISYNARSTRLHAKAWLFHRSSGFDTGFVGSSNLSHAAMVDGLEWNVRISGVATPTLVRQFSAAFDTYWNDDAFVPYDPDLDGDRLAAALDEAHGPGVRRPVDIAYPLVPQDDPAEAPPAGLALVPRLTVVPTPSGPQVRPYPHQEQMLEALDVERTIHDRHRNLLVAATGTGKTVVAALDYLRLCERTGTRPTLLFVAHRREILQQSLRTYRDVLGDASFGEEFVDGARPTQWRHVFASIQGLASLDLDPTQFAVVVIDEFHHAEAPTYRRLLDTLRPQELLGLTATPERTDGVDVRSFFDGRTAHELRLWDALEQDLLCPFHYYGIADGTDLRDVEWTRGAYDVTGLSKIYTGNDARARFVISALRDTVNDPGSIRALGFCVSVAHAEYMARVFTEAGLPALAVSGTTSRDDRDAAFAALRAGEVRCLFAVDLFNEGLDLPDVDTLLLLRPTQSATVFLQQLGRGLRRTHDKALLTVLDFIGQQRREFRFDVRFRALTGGTRSELERDIQAGFPFLPSGCRIVLDQVAQQTVLGNVRAALSLNQRKEMVSDVRAHGETTLAEYLRASGHELADVYRKDGSWTGLRRAASLVSTPPGPLETALLKRMSALAHVDDPERAEVYRLLTGPGAPSYESLHPRWQHLARMLFFTLWPNRGGHASFDAGLATLREHPAIGDEVSQLMDVALDRIHHVPQALSPLLAHLPVLSHATYRREELLAGINWATWERSARGNITGVAWSDDERVDALMINLHKDDAGFSPTTMYRDYPISRDLFHWESQNATSTTTPQGARYIDGSANTVLFVRDRPTDEMGAAPFLCLGAAGHVEHRGEKPIAITWKLQRPMPVEVLQSAAVVAS; from the coding sequence ATGGGGGATGACTTGCAGGCCGGCGCGTACGAGTCGCTGCACACGACCGCACTGGAAGCAGCACTCTCGGCGAGCCCGTTCACGCCGCGCTACGCCGCGGTCAGCGGGGCCTCCGCGCCCGAGGTCCTCGCCCGGCACGTCGCCGAGACGCTGACCAGGGCGCTGTCCAGCATGGCCGACCCCGCCGCGCAGATCGCGACGGTGAACGAGCTGCTGACGCGCCTCACTGCCACCCCGGACCCGGTCGTCGCCCTGGAGCAGCTCGTCACGCTCACCGAGCAGGTGTCCTCCGGGGTCCACCGGCTCATCCCCGAGCCGACCATCAAGCTCTCCGACGTCGCCCTGCTCACCAACGCCAAGGACCAGCCCAACCTGGGGGCCGCGCTGGGCTCGGAGCTAGGCAGCGCCGACCGGGTGGACCTGCTGTGCGCCTTCATCCGCTACAGCGGAATCCGCATCATCCGCGACCAGCTCCGGCAGCTCCGCGACCGCGCCGTGCCCTTCCGCGTGCTCACCACCACCTACATGGGGGCCACCGAGCGCCGCGCCATCGACCAGCTCGTGCGCGACCTCGGCGCCGACGTGCGGATCAGCTACAACGCCCGCTCCACCCGGCTGCACGCCAAGGCGTGGCTGTTTCACCGCAGCAGCGGGTTCGACACCGGCTTCGTCGGCAGCTCCAACCTCAGCCACGCCGCGATGGTCGACGGGCTGGAGTGGAACGTGCGCATCTCCGGCGTCGCCACCCCGACCCTGGTGCGGCAGTTCTCCGCCGCCTTCGACACCTACTGGAACGACGATGCGTTCGTCCCCTACGACCCCGACCTCGACGGTGACCGTCTCGCGGCCGCGCTCGACGAGGCGCACGGGCCCGGAGTGCGCCGGCCGGTGGACATCGCCTACCCCCTGGTCCCCCAGGACGACCCCGCCGAGGCGCCGCCCGCCGGCCTGGCCCTCGTCCCGCGGCTCACGGTGGTGCCCACCCCGAGCGGGCCCCAGGTGCGGCCCTACCCGCACCAGGAGCAGATGCTCGAGGCCCTGGACGTGGAGCGCACCATCCACGACCGTCACCGCAACCTGCTGGTGGCCGCCACCGGGACCGGCAAGACCGTGGTCGCCGCCCTGGACTACCTGCGCCTGTGCGAGCGCACCGGCACGCGTCCGACCTTGCTGTTCGTGGCGCACCGGCGGGAGATCCTGCAGCAGAGCCTGCGCACCTACCGCGACGTGCTCGGGGACGCCTCGTTCGGGGAAGAGTTCGTCGACGGGGCCCGGCCCACGCAGTGGCGCCACGTGTTCGCCAGCATCCAGGGCCTCGCCAGCCTCGACCTGGATCCCACCCAGTTCGCTGTCGTGGTCATCGACGAGTTCCACCACGCCGAAGCACCCACCTACCGCCGACTGCTGGACACCCTGCGACCCCAGGAGCTGCTCGGCCTCACCGCGACCCCGGAACGCACTGACGGCGTCGACGTCCGGTCCTTCTTCGACGGCCGGACGGCCCACGAGCTGCGTCTGTGGGACGCGTTGGAGCAGGACCTGCTCTGCCCCTTCCACTACTACGGCATCGCCGACGGCACCGACCTCCGGGACGTGGAGTGGACGCGCGGGGCCTACGACGTGACGGGCCTGTCCAAGATCTACACCGGCAACGACGCCAGAGCCCGTTTCGTCATCAGTGCCCTGCGGGACACCGTCAACGACCCCGGGTCGATCCGCGCCCTGGGGTTCTGCGTCTCCGTCGCCCACGCCGAGTACATGGCCCGGGTCTTCACCGAGGCCGGCCTGCCCGCGCTCGCGGTCTCCGGCACCACCTCCCGCGACGACCGCGACGCTGCGTTCGCCGCGCTGCGGGCCGGCGAGGTGCGCTGCCTGTTCGCCGTCGACCTGTTCAACGAGGGCCTCGACCTGCCTGACGTCGACACGCTGCTGCTGCTGCGCCCGACCCAGAGCGCCACGGTGTTCCTGCAACAACTCGGTCGGGGGCTGCGCCGCACCCACGACAAGGCCTTGCTCACCGTCCTGGACTTCATCGGCCAGCAGCGCCGCGAATTCCGGTTCGACGTCCGCTTCCGCGCGCTCACCGGCGGCACCCGCAGCGAGCTCGAGCGCGACATCCAGGCGGGCTTCCCGTTCCTGCCCAGCGGCTGCCGGATCGTGCTCGACCAGGTGGCCCAGCAGACCGTGCTGGGCAACGTCCGCGCCGCCCTGTCGCTGAACCAGCGCAAGGAGATGGTCTCCGACGTCCGCGCCCACGGCGAGACGACCCTGGCCGAGTACCTGCGGGCCTCCGGGCACGAGCTCGCCGACGTCTACCGCAAGGACGGCAGCTGGACCGGCCTCCGCCGGGCCGCCTCGCTGGTGTCGACGCCGCCGGGACCGTTGGAGACCGCGCTGCTGAAGCGGATGTCTGCCCTGGCCCACGTGGACGACCCCGAGCGGGCCGAGGTGTACCGGCTGCTCACCGGCCCGGGGGCGCCGTCGTACGAGAGCCTCCACCCGCGCTGGCAGCACCTGGCCCGGATGCTGTTCTTCACCCTCTGGCCGAACAGGGGCGGGCACGCGTCCTTCGATGCCGGGCTCGCCACGCTGCGGGAGCACCCCGCGATCGGGGACGAGGTGAGCCAGCTGATGGATGTCGCCCTGGACCGCATCCACCACGTGCCGCAGGCGCTCAGCCCGCTGCTCGCTCACCTGCCCGTGCTGTCCCACGCCACCTACCGGCGCGAGGAGCTGCTGGCCGGGATCAACTGGGCGACCTGGGAGCGCAGTGCCCGCGGCAACATCACCGGGGTGGCATGGTCGGACGACGAGCGGGTGGACGCCCTGATGATCAATCTGCACAAGGACGACGCCGGGTTCAGCCCGACCACGATGTACCGGGACTACCCCATCTCCCGGGACCTGTTCCACTGGGAGTCGCAGAACGCGACGTCCACAACTACTCCGCAGGGCGCGCGCTACATCGACGGCTCTGCGAACACGGTGCTCTTCGTCCGTGACCGCCCGACCGACGAAATGGGCGCTGCCCCCTTCCTCTGCCTCGGCGCCGCCGGCCACGTCGAGCACCGGGGCGAGAAGCCGATCGCCATCACGTGGAAGCTGCAGCGGCCGATGCCGGTGGAGGTCCTACAGAGCGCGGCCGTCGTCGCCAGCTGA
- a CDS encoding type II toxin-antitoxin system VapB family antitoxin: MRTTIALDDDLVAEAQRLTGTTEKAALVREALTALIERESAHRLARLGGTMPELQIAPRRRTAP, translated from the coding sequence ATGCGCACCACAATCGCCCTGGACGACGATCTCGTGGCGGAGGCTCAGCGACTCACCGGCACCACCGAGAAGGCGGCGCTCGTGCGCGAGGCCCTGACCGCCCTCATCGAGCGGGAGAGTGCGCATCGGCTCGCCCGTCTGGGGGGGACCATGCCGGAGCTGCAGATCGCACCCCGTCGACGCACCGCCCCGTGA